Proteins encoded together in one Microbacterium sp. ABRD28 window:
- the purM gene encoding phosphoribosylformylglycinamidine cyclo-ligase has protein sequence MDRISGDTSPSSPENPYAAAGVDTAAGDLAVELMKGAVARTHGPEVLGGVGGFAGLFDASALRGYERPLLATSTDGVGTKVAIAQAIDKHDTIGLDLVGMVIDDIAVVGARPLFMTDYIACGKVVPARIADIVAGIARGCSETGAALVGGETAEHPGLLGPNDYDVAGAATGVVEASAVLGPERVRPGDVVLALASSGPHSNGYSLIRHIVAGAGIGYGDRAADFGMTWGEALLEPTRLYTRPLLDLIDEVGDGVHALSHVTGGGIAANLARVLPRGSWVEVDRSTWEPPAVFQVLADLGDLSLTATEGTWNLGIGFFAVIAPETAHAATAALERTGIATWQVGVIGDGPLPDGEFEQGAKGVDGGAVRLVGAYGGIPRIGAK, from the coding sequence GTGGACCGCATCTCTGGCGACACTTCCCCCTCCTCTCCCGAGAATCCCTACGCGGCTGCGGGCGTCGACACCGCGGCGGGCGACCTGGCCGTGGAGCTGATGAAGGGTGCCGTCGCGCGCACCCACGGTCCCGAGGTGCTGGGCGGGGTCGGCGGCTTCGCCGGTCTCTTCGACGCTTCGGCGCTGCGCGGATACGAGCGGCCGCTCCTCGCGACGAGCACCGACGGCGTGGGGACGAAGGTCGCGATCGCGCAGGCGATCGACAAGCACGACACCATCGGTCTCGACCTCGTGGGCATGGTCATCGACGACATCGCCGTGGTCGGCGCCCGACCGCTGTTCATGACCGACTACATCGCCTGCGGCAAGGTCGTCCCGGCCCGCATCGCCGACATCGTCGCGGGCATCGCCCGCGGGTGCAGCGAGACGGGTGCGGCGCTCGTGGGCGGCGAGACCGCCGAGCACCCGGGGCTCCTCGGGCCCAACGACTACGACGTCGCCGGTGCCGCGACCGGTGTCGTCGAGGCATCCGCTGTTCTCGGGCCCGAGCGCGTGCGCCCGGGCGATGTCGTCCTCGCCCTCGCCTCCAGTGGCCCGCATTCGAACGGGTACTCCCTCATCCGCCACATCGTCGCCGGTGCCGGCATCGGCTACGGCGACCGGGCCGCCGATTTCGGGATGACCTGGGGTGAGGCCCTGCTCGAACCGACCCGCCTCTACACCCGTCCGCTGCTCGACCTCATCGACGAGGTCGGCGACGGGGTGCACGCGCTCAGCCACGTCACCGGCGGCGGCATCGCCGCCAACCTCGCGCGCGTACTGCCCCGCGGCAGCTGGGTCGAGGTCGACCGCTCGACGTGGGAGCCCCCCGCGGTGTTCCAGGTGCTCGCCGACCTCGGCGACCTCTCGCTCACCGCGACCGAGGGCACGTGGAACCTCGGCATCGGATTCTTCGCCGTCATCGCCCCCGAGACAGCGCATGCCGCGACGGCGGCGCTCGAGCGCACGGGCATCGCCACATGGCAGGTCGGCGTCATCGGCGACGGCCCCCTGCCGGACGGCGAGTTCGAACAGGGCGCGAAGGGGGTCGACGGGGGCGCGGTGCGTCTGGTCGGCGCCTACGGCGGCATCCCCCGGATCGGAGCGAAGTAA